gtaaatacaggagAGCTAAAGCGAGAAgggagaatagaaagggactcctcggtctgcggacgtggcagatatacctcgaagtctctaaagatcgcctcgcctcactgATGGTATGGCTGAGCTgaagaacctggatctacacacaaaaaatatgtgcaggaaagggcatgcagtataccacagcggtactcagtaactgtcaagcctaacctcagtcgagtagtgacgaggaaggtcagggccctactgattatagatgaaaaataaagtaaaaaagtatagaatacgacaatataattaaaatgCTAACAGTCTATAACGAATAAAATCACATAGAGAGTCTAACTCAGTACATAGAAATAGCAACAAGTAATGTCATgggatatcgtcccatagtccaaatcataaatgtTCAAGGGaaactcccggaataccaatccgtagtcccaaagtaaatatccagtacaggggatctaccggatgctgtctcgtagtcccaaatataaatgtgcagagggatctactggaataccgatctgtaatcccaaagtaaacatgcagggggatctcccaggatatcgtctcgtagtcccaaagtaaatcaCAAAACAATCTCAGAAGAATTTACAGTTCTACTCCCTAATTTAAGCAGGAAATTCTACTCTAACATGCTGCACGGAGTACAAGTAGGCAATTAAAGCAGGTAAGATAGTTAaatcacataagcatgcttttcctaaACTAAGCAAAAGGCTTCAAGTACAAATATTGCTCAATTACAAGAAAAAATAGGTATTAACTTAATGAAAATGGGATTTTAACAATAAAcacgtgtacgcactcatcacctcacgtacacggtacTCATATAcacacaataccaaatcctaataagagttcccccacacaaggttaggcaagtcattTACCTCTAACCAGCTCAATCAACttgaaatcacgttcttgccatgagtacccgactccaaatggcctaaaTTCAATGTTTCTCCTCCAAAAACCCTCGAGAAATCGCCCTCAACTGAGCTCCAAATCGTTTTTCGTAGTTTTGAGTTCAAACTCTCGTTCTTCCCTTTTTTTGACCAACGATAACTGCTTCTGGGACCATGGTACCACACCTGCAGTCCCGCTTCTATGGAAAATGGACCGCACCTGCTACTTTTCATTAAACGGACCAATTCTGCACCTACGACCTCTTACCCGCAGATGCagtgccgcttctgcggtacttgggccgcatttgcgaccaaattcAACATTGCCTCAGACCGCACCTGCGATTCAAAATGGCAGAAACAAACTCGAGAAAAGCAGTTAATAGTGGATCGGAACGTTAGTTCttaaaacgaccagttgggtcgttacagaagGCGTTGCCAATATCGATGGCTGCATTGCTCTGGACCGGGGACTAGAGATAATCGCTCATAAAAACCTTCATGTTCGACCCACTGTATCCAACTCCTCGATTACTAATTCTGAGTATTTAGGATCCAAAGTGGaaactgaagaagatgaaggccccGAACTAGTGGGGCAACAGCCTTCTCCTAAAACAGAAAATGAAGACTCCTCTCTCCCTTCGGATTCTGGCAGCAAGAGTTGATGTGTGTGTGattgtgtatatatattttttccttgTAATTATTCCATAGTTTTTACTAATTTTGGCactttaattaatgaaaaaaacTTTTTTCTTAAGTGTTGTGCAAAAACATTCCTTTTCATTTAATTGAGAAAGCTTCAGGAATATTTTTGCATCCGATAGCCTTTGATTCTGGGCATAAATTATTCTGGAATCTACCCTTTACTATGAAGGTTTATAAAAGAGGATCcttatatttacggtgctcttgaagaggagtCTCATGTTCATTCTGGTACAAGCATTTGATGTTTTTGTTAACtttcaaaagataaaataaattaacttatcaTTCAGACGAGAAATAAGATAAGAATAAAAGGACTTTGATTTATTCCCTCTATTATTAAAAGTACATTTACATAAATATTCATTTGCTTAAATAAATGAAGCTGCCAATACATGTGACTAACTTGAACAATTTATTTCTACGGAGTTGATCATGCAGTTCCCAGTCTTGATAAGACATTGAATCATGTTCTAATAGTCCCCGGTCCTCATAATACTTTTAGTGTTTTTTCATGTATTATCCCCCCCCCCTCAGTGTTCGGATGTTGAGCATGAGAATTCGAACACTGGAGGTCTTGCATTCGTCGATGATATTCCTTTTATAGCAAACTTTTGTGTTGCTTCCTCATTAATGGAAATAGCTTGTGGATGGATAAACAATCTGTTAACGGAGGACGATGAGACTATGGAGTTATGCTATAGGGCCAAAGACCATCCATAGGTTGATATCCATATGAGTCGATCCGCACATAGCTTTTTGTTAGATTTAATGGTGATccttccttcgtagtatgctttacgTTGCtgactcattaaaaaccttaccaaaaAAATCCAATTAGGACAAAAGCTGGTCGAAGGGAAAaaaagtgcagcacatactttcaataCTAGCAAGGATCTTcagcaataataccttttgaggtgagtcacgcTCCAGTTGCTTGGCAGTTTAACTCTATCTTAGTTTTCCAACTCATATGAACCTTTACTATTTATAGCTGAAACCTGGTAAGGTCCTTCCCATGTCGATCCCAGCTTCCTGGCATTGACCTCTCGGGTGCTTTGagtgactttccttagaaccaacCCTTCTTTCAAATATCTGAGATTTGCCtacgattataatatctttccatcTTTTGCTTTTGTGCCACCATCCTCACGTATGCTAGATCCCGATGCTCTTCAAGCAAATCTAGCTTGACTAGCAACGCTTCATTGTTTGCTTCTTCGTTTGCTCGGAAAAGCCTCAAGGTTGGTTCCCCCACCTCTACTAGTATTAAAGTTTCTGAATCGTACACGAGTGAAAAGGGGGTCTCTCCTATGCTTGACTTTGTTGTGGTCCAGTAAGCCCATAGAACACCCGATAGCTCATCCAACCACTTGCCCTAAGCATCTTCTAACTTCTTTTTAAGATTTTGGATAATTACCTTGTTGGTTGACTCCACTTGTCTGTTAGAACAAGGGTGGTACAAAGAAGCCGTAACTCATTTTATCTTTAATCCTTCCAAAAACTATATGACTTTAGATCATACGAATTGTGGCCCGTTGTCACAATTAATCTCCTTTGGTATTCTAAATCGGCAGACTATGTCGTCCTATATGAAGTCAACCACTTCACGTTCTCTGATCTTTTGTTAGGACCTtcctcaacccatttagtaaaataatcagctAAAACCAAAAGAACTTACCTTCCCTGGCCCTTGCAGTAAGGGGCTGACTATGTCCATCCCTCACTTCACAGATGGCGACGGTGACACCATCGAGTGCAGCAATTCCGTTCGTTGATGCACTAACTGTGCATGACgctggcatttgtcacatttttgtACGAATATTTTTGCGTCTTGTTCCATTCGGGGCCAATAATAGCCGACCTTGACTAACTTGAGAACCAAGGAGTCTGCACTGGTGTGGTTTCTGCATATTCCTTCATGGACTCCCTCGTCACATAGTCTGCTTCCAAGGCCCCTAGAAATCGATCCAATGGTCCTTGGAACGACCTCATGTACAACTATCGATCAATAAGATAGTAACGGGTTGCTTGGGTCCATAGTGCCCGAGACATTTTTGGGTCCTTTGGTAATTTACAATGTCAGTGAAATTCAATGAACTCGTTCCTTCAATCCCAAATTAGGTTGGTTGAATTGACTTCATAGTATTCGTCCATATCCAACACCAAATGCAGCAATTGGATGACACTACCGGAATAAGATTCTTTCATCTCTATGGATGAGCCCAAATTAGCCAATGTGCCTGCCTCCACGTTTTCCTCCCTCAGGATGTGGACGattgaccattctctgaatcgTGTAAGTAATGCTTGAACATTGTTCAAGTATTGTTGCATGCACTCTTCCATTATGTTGAAAATTCCATACATTTGGTTTACCACCAACTCGGAGTCGCATTTTATCTCGATTGCCTCAGAATCCAGCCCACGAGCTAATTCGATTCCTGCAACCAAAGCCGCATACTCGTATTTATTGTTAGTTACTAGTACCGTTCTAATGGCATGTCTCAGGGTTTCCCTCGAAGTAGTGATTCGAACCTCTTTGAGACCGGACCTTTTTACGTTGGAGGCTCCATCTataaacaaggtccaaactcccgatGTTGTTCCCAATACCAGCACTACTTCTTTAGCAGCTAAATGCATTAATCCtagactgaaatcggccacaaaatcggccaaaacttgtgactt
Above is a window of Nicotiana tabacum cultivar K326 chromosome 8, ASM71507v2, whole genome shotgun sequence DNA encoding:
- the LOC142163290 gene encoding uncharacterized protein LOC142163290, whose amino-acid sequence is MEYKPKTAIKSQVLADFVADFSLGLMHLAAKEVVLVLGTTSGVWTLFIDGASNVKRSGLKEVRITTSRETLRHAIRTVLVTNNKYEYAALVAGIELARGLDSEAIEIKCDSELVVNQMYGIFNIMEECMQQYLNNVQALLTRFREWSIVHILREENVEAGTLANLGSSIEMKESYSGSVIQLLHLVLDMDEYYEVNSTNLIWD